A section of the Streptomyces sp. NBC_01591 genome encodes:
- a CDS encoding cyclic nucleotide-binding domain-containing protein yields MSGSPTRITAALPAEYRARLMGIGQEVNFPQGVRLFREGDHADRFWILRSGTVTLDIRVPGSAPVAIESLGSGELVGWAWLFKPYIWHLGAEAMTPVRTHEFDAATIRMMMDADPAFGSAIGHWVGQVLAHRLQATRIRLLDLYAPHGSGGFV; encoded by the coding sequence ATGAGCGGTTCTCCGACTCGCATCACCGCGGCCCTGCCCGCCGAGTACCGTGCCCGTCTGATGGGGATCGGGCAGGAGGTCAATTTCCCCCAGGGGGTCCGTCTCTTCCGAGAAGGGGACCACGCGGACCGCTTCTGGATCCTGCGCTCAGGCACCGTCACGCTGGACATCCGCGTCCCCGGCAGCGCCCCGGTAGCCATAGAGAGTCTCGGGTCCGGCGAACTGGTCGGCTGGGCCTGGCTGTTCAAGCCCTACATCTGGCACCTCGGAGCAGAGGCGATGACGCCTGTCCGTACCCATGAGTTCGACGCGGCAACCATACGCATGATGATGGACGCGGATCCCGCCTTCGGTTCGGCCATCGGCCATTGGGTCGGGCAGGTCCTCGCCCACCGGTTGCAGGCCACCCGGATCCGTCTGCTCGATCTCTACGCCCCGCACGGCAGCGGCGGGTTCGTGTGA
- a CDS encoding CBS domain-containing protein, translated as MAASPYTVSDVMTHTVVAIGREASYKEIVELMHQWRVSAVPVLEGEGRVVGVVSEADLLPKEEFRQDDPKRPAQLEEAAKADAVLAGELMSSPAVTVHPDATLAEAARIMARKRVKRLPVVNDLGMLEGVVSRSDLLKVFLRPDEEIDEEIRSAVVAELSPPDRVEFTVLNGVVTVRGPLRDRSLVPLLARAIRAVEGVVDVRMELD; from the coding sequence ATGGCTGCGTCCCCGTACACCGTCAGCGACGTCATGACGCATACGGTTGTGGCCATCGGCCGCGAGGCGTCGTACAAGGAGATCGTCGAGCTGATGCACCAGTGGAGGGTGAGCGCCGTGCCGGTCCTGGAAGGCGAGGGCCGCGTCGTCGGGGTCGTCTCCGAGGCGGACCTGCTGCCGAAGGAGGAGTTCCGGCAGGACGACCCGAAGCGGCCCGCCCAGCTGGAGGAGGCGGCCAAGGCCGACGCCGTGCTGGCCGGGGAGCTGATGTCGAGTCCGGCCGTCACCGTCCACCCCGATGCCACGCTCGCCGAGGCCGCCCGGATCATGGCGCGCAAGCGCGTGAAACGACTGCCCGTCGTGAACGATCTCGGCATGCTGGAGGGCGTCGTGAGCCGCAGCGACCTCTTGAAGGTGTTCCTGCGCCCGGACGAGGAGATCGACGAGGAGATCCGGTCCGCTGTCGTCGCCGAACTGTCTCCCCCGGACCGGGTGGAATTCACTGTGCTGAACGGTGTCGTCACCGTTCGGGGACCTCTCCGGGACCGTTCGCTGGTGCCACTTCTGGCCCGGGCCATTCGCGCGGTCGAAGGCGTCGTGGACGTACGCATGGAACTCGACTGA
- a CDS encoding endonuclease I family protein, protein MSRRHLRYRRPLLATLAAFAVLGGTAAAAPAATPEATPTTATPLRALDDTYYQDALGKTGTQLKSALHEIISDQTKLSYSQVWTALKDTDEDPSNSSNVIELYTGRSLSKNSNGGSVGDWNREHVWAKSHGDFGTATGPGTDIHHLRPEDVTVNSIRGNKDFDNGGSSVSGAPGNYTDSDSFEPRDAVKGDVARMILYMAVRYEGDDSFADLEPNESVSNGSAPNIGRLSVLKAWSQEDPPDTFEKRRNDVIFDQYQHNRNPFIDHPEWVESIW, encoded by the coding sequence ATGTCCCGTCGTCACCTTCGTTACCGGCGCCCGCTGCTGGCGACCCTTGCCGCCTTCGCGGTGCTCGGCGGCACCGCCGCCGCCGCACCGGCCGCCACACCCGAGGCCACGCCCACCACCGCGACCCCGCTCCGGGCACTCGACGACACGTACTACCAGGACGCGCTCGGCAAGACCGGCACCCAGCTGAAGAGCGCACTGCACGAGATCATCAGCGACCAGACCAAGCTCTCCTACAGCCAGGTCTGGACCGCCCTCAAGGACACCGACGAGGACCCCTCCAACAGCTCGAACGTGATCGAGCTCTACACCGGCCGCTCCCTGTCCAAGAACTCCAACGGCGGCTCGGTCGGGGACTGGAACCGCGAGCACGTCTGGGCCAAGTCCCACGGCGACTTCGGCACCGCCACCGGCCCCGGCACCGACATCCACCACCTGCGCCCGGAGGATGTCACCGTCAACTCGATCCGCGGCAACAAGGACTTCGACAACGGCGGCAGCTCGGTCAGCGGCGCACCGGGCAACTACACCGACAGCGACTCCTTCGAGCCGCGCGACGCGGTCAAGGGCGATGTGGCCCGCATGATCCTCTACATGGCGGTGCGCTACGAGGGCGACGACTCCTTCGCCGACCTGGAACCCAACGAAAGCGTGTCCAACGGCTCCGCCCCGAACATCGGCCGGCTGTCGGTACTGAAGGCGTGGAGCCAGGAGGACCCGCCGGACACCTTCGAGAAGCGGCGCAACGACGTCATATTCGACCAGTACCAGCACAACCGGAACCCGTTCATCGATCACCCCGAGTGGGTCGAGTCCATCTGGTAG
- a CDS encoding plasmid stabilization protein, protein MPRGSNAKRERQYEHIKESAQERGVSEERAEEIAARTVNKARARAGESRTASRTSIEDMSSSRRGGLRSHSGAEGPTRDQLYEEAKRKNIHGRSHMTKAELARAVGR, encoded by the coding sequence ATGCCACGCGGATCCAACGCCAAACGGGAACGGCAGTACGAACACATCAAGGAGAGCGCGCAGGAGCGCGGGGTCAGCGAGGAACGGGCCGAGGAGATCGCAGCCCGTACGGTCAACAAGGCACGCGCCCGCGCCGGGGAATCGAGGACGGCGAGCCGTACCTCCATCGAGGACATGTCGTCCTCGCGGCGCGGCGGTCTGCGCTCCCACAGCGGAGCGGAAGGGCCGACCCGCGACCAGCTCTACGAAGAGGCGAAGAGGAAGAACATCCACGGACGGTCGCACATGACGAAGGCCGAGCTGGCACGGGCGGTCGGCCGCTGA
- the glsA gene encoding glutaminase A, with protein sequence MEGPVSAAAEAVTDALRELHTRFTGLRDGQLADYIPQLARTEPDAFGLALISMDGHRYSAGDADAPFTMQSVSKPFVYALALSVLGLDEVCRWVNAEPSGEAYNAISLEPDTGRPDNAMVNAGAIITTALIPDTPDAPRFDRILDCLSRFAGRRLDVDEQVYASEAATGDRNRALAYLIRSTGPLPVDPVAAVETYFRQCAVRVTALDLAAMAATLAHGGVNPLTGEAVVPEPVAAQVLAVMATCGMYDASGDWLLRVGLPAKSGVSGGLIAAGPARFGLATYSPRLDPTGTSVRGRAALGALSERLGLHLMHNPALAGSTVTLVATADELPAAGAAPRDRAPRERGAVVAAQGAIDFTAAERVLYALDESRPGEAGPVVLDLRQVTGIDRVARAMLRSGLGRIAADGVRTAVADPARRLTPPGPGRQDGPTALRCFATREEAVAWCTSGTAD encoded by the coding sequence GTGGAAGGTCCGGTGAGCGCCGCCGCCGAGGCCGTCACCGACGCCCTGCGTGAACTGCACACACGGTTCACCGGACTGCGGGACGGTCAACTCGCCGACTACATCCCGCAATTGGCGCGGACCGAGCCGGATGCGTTCGGGCTGGCGCTGATCAGCATGGACGGCCACCGCTACAGCGCGGGTGACGCCGACGCCCCATTCACCATGCAGTCCGTGTCGAAACCGTTCGTCTACGCGCTCGCCCTGTCCGTCCTCGGGCTCGACGAGGTGTGCCGCTGGGTCAATGCCGAGCCCAGCGGGGAGGCGTACAACGCCATCAGCCTGGAACCGGACACCGGCCGGCCCGACAACGCCATGGTCAACGCGGGGGCCATCATCACCACCGCGCTGATCCCCGACACCCCCGACGCCCCGAGGTTCGACCGCATCCTCGACTGCCTGAGCCGGTTCGCCGGCCGACGGCTGGACGTGGACGAGCAGGTGTACGCCTCCGAGGCCGCCACCGGCGACCGCAACCGCGCCCTCGCCTATCTGATCCGGAGCACCGGTCCGCTGCCCGTCGACCCGGTCGCGGCGGTCGAGACGTACTTCAGGCAGTGCGCGGTACGGGTCACCGCGCTCGACCTGGCCGCGATGGCCGCCACCCTCGCGCACGGCGGCGTGAACCCGCTCACCGGCGAGGCGGTGGTCCCGGAGCCGGTAGCCGCGCAGGTGCTGGCGGTGATGGCGACCTGCGGCATGTACGACGCCTCGGGCGACTGGCTGCTGCGCGTCGGGCTGCCGGCGAAGAGCGGCGTGTCCGGCGGGCTGATCGCCGCCGGTCCCGCGAGGTTCGGCCTGGCGACGTACAGCCCGCGGCTGGACCCGACCGGCACCTCGGTACGCGGGCGCGCCGCGCTCGGCGCCCTGTCGGAGCGGCTCGGCCTGCATCTGATGCACAATCCGGCATTGGCCGGCTCCACCGTCACGCTCGTCGCCACCGCCGACGAGCTGCCCGCCGCCGGGGCCGCGCCACGGGACCGTGCCCCGCGTGAACGGGGCGCGGTGGTGGCCGCCCAGGGGGCCATCGACTTCACCGCGGCCGAGCGGGTGCTGTACGCGCTGGACGAGTCGCGCCCTGGGGAGGCGGGGCCGGTCGTGCTGGACCTGCGGCAGGTGACCGGCATCGACAGGGTGGCCCGGGCGATGCTGCGCAGCGGGCTCGGCCGGATCGCGGCGGACGGGGTGCGCACCGCCGTCGCCGACCCGGCGCGCCGGCTCACCCCGCCTGGCCCCGGACGGCAGGACGGGCCGACGGCCCTGCGGTGCTTCGCCACCCGTGAGGAGGCCGTGGCCTGGTGCACCAGCGGCACGGCCGACTGA
- a CDS encoding zinc-dependent alcohol dehydrogenase family protein: MTGWAVRSPGPIADGPLVSVQRAVPPPGPGELLLRVEACGVCRTDLHLAEGDLRPHRASTVPGHEIVGRVTAVGESVTRFRVGDRAGGAWLRSTCGHCRYCRAGRENLCPASLYTGWDADGGFADATLVPADYAYPLPDDQDAALLAPLLCAGIIGYRALRRSALPPDGRLGIYGFGASAHLAAQVALAEGATVHVLTRSARARELAVDLGASSVGDAYDRPPEPLDSAILFAPVGDLVPVALEALDRSGTLAVAGIHLTDIPVLNYRRHLFEERNLRSVTSNTRQDGRDFLNTAARIGIRVTISPYPLSSADRALRDLAADRVNGAAVLVPG; encoded by the coding sequence CTGACCGGGTGGGCTGTTCGGAGTCCCGGTCCGATCGCGGACGGTCCGCTGGTGTCCGTGCAGCGTGCTGTGCCCCCGCCGGGGCCCGGTGAGCTGCTGCTGCGGGTGGAGGCGTGTGGCGTCTGCCGCACGGACCTGCACCTTGCCGAGGGGGACCTGCGCCCGCACCGGGCGTCGACCGTTCCCGGCCATGAGATCGTCGGCCGCGTGACCGCCGTCGGTGAATCCGTCACGCGTTTCCGGGTCGGTGACCGAGCCGGTGGGGCGTGGCTGCGCAGCACCTGCGGGCACTGCCGCTACTGCCGGGCCGGTCGCGAGAATCTCTGTCCGGCCTCCCTCTACACCGGCTGGGACGCGGACGGCGGTTTCGCCGATGCCACCCTCGTACCGGCGGACTACGCCTACCCGCTCCCGGACGACCAGGACGCCGCGCTGCTGGCGCCGCTGCTGTGTGCCGGGATCATCGGCTACCGCGCTCTGCGCCGTAGCGCCCTGCCACCCGACGGGCGGCTCGGGATCTACGGCTTCGGGGCCTCGGCCCATCTGGCGGCGCAGGTCGCCCTGGCCGAAGGAGCAACCGTGCACGTGCTGACCCGTTCGGCACGCGCCCGTGAGCTCGCCGTCGACCTCGGTGCCTCCTCCGTGGGCGACGCCTACGACCGCCCGCCCGAACCACTGGATTCGGCGATCCTGTTCGCACCGGTGGGCGATCTGGTGCCCGTGGCACTGGAGGCACTGGACCGTTCGGGAACGCTCGCCGTCGCGGGCATCCACCTCACCGACATCCCCGTGCTCAATTACCGGCGCCACCTCTTCGAGGAGCGGAATCTGCGCAGCGTCACCTCCAACACCCGGCAGGACGGCCGCGACTTCCTGAACACGGCCGCGCGGATCGGCATACGGGTCACCATCAGCCCGTATCCGCTGAGCAGCGCCGACCGGGCTCTGCGTGACCTGGCGGCCGACCGGGTCAACGGCGCCGCCGTGCTCGTGCCCGGATGA
- a CDS encoding methyltransferase — MNRLTTSGAGFDLARYPEDPRDPFRAWDAADEYLLRRLEGADGADPVDLSGAVVVVGDRWGALSTVLAGHRPVQITDSYLAQRATLANLDRNGVDADAVRLLSARDAPPDRIDVLLVRVPKSLALLEDQLHRLAPAVHPGTVVIGTGMVKEIHTSTLKLFERIIGPTRTSLAVKKARLIFCTPGPGTARTPSPWPYRYDLPEGLGPVSGRTVTNHAGIFCAERLDIGTRFFLGHLPVRSGPDRVVDLGCGNGVVGLSAALANSEATVTFIDESYQAVASAEETFRANAGPDAKAEFVVGDGLAELPAASVDLVLNNPPFHSHQATTDATARTMFHGARDALRPGGELWVVGNRHLGYHTRLRRIFGNCVTVAGDPKFVVLRAVKR; from the coding sequence ATGAACCGTTTGACGACGTCAGGGGCCGGGTTCGATCTCGCCCGCTACCCCGAGGACCCGCGCGACCCGTTCCGCGCCTGGGACGCTGCCGACGAGTATCTGCTGCGGCGGCTGGAAGGGGCCGACGGCGCGGATCCGGTCGATCTGTCGGGCGCCGTGGTCGTGGTGGGCGACCGCTGGGGCGCGCTGAGCACCGTACTGGCCGGGCACCGGCCCGTACAGATCACCGACTCCTACCTGGCGCAGCGCGCGACCCTGGCGAACCTGGACCGCAATGGCGTGGACGCGGACGCGGTACGCCTGCTGTCGGCCAGGGACGCGCCGCCGGACCGTATCGACGTCCTGCTGGTACGTGTCCCGAAGAGCCTCGCACTCCTGGAGGACCAGCTGCACCGGCTCGCGCCGGCCGTCCACCCCGGCACCGTCGTCATCGGCACCGGGATGGTCAAGGAGATCCACACCTCCACCCTCAAGCTCTTCGAGCGGATCATCGGTCCTACCCGCACATCCCTCGCGGTCAAGAAGGCCCGGCTGATCTTCTGCACCCCGGGCCCGGGAACGGCCCGTACCCCCAGCCCCTGGCCGTACCGCTACGACCTGCCCGAAGGGCTCGGGCCGGTCTCCGGCCGGACCGTCACCAACCACGCCGGGATCTTCTGCGCCGAGCGCCTCGACATCGGCACCCGGTTCTTCCTCGGCCACCTCCCCGTGCGCAGCGGCCCCGACCGGGTCGTCGACCTCGGCTGCGGAAACGGCGTCGTCGGGCTGTCCGCGGCGCTCGCCAATTCCGAGGCGACGGTCACCTTCATCGACGAGTCGTACCAGGCGGTCGCCTCCGCCGAGGAGACCTTCCGGGCCAACGCCGGCCCGGACGCCAAGGCCGAGTTCGTCGTCGGCGACGGGCTGGCGGAACTGCCGGCCGCCAGTGTGGACCTGGTGCTCAACAACCCGCCGTTCCATTCCCACCAGGCCACCACCGACGCGACGGCCCGCACCATGTTCCACGGGGCCCGCGACGCACTGCGGCCCGGTGGCGAACTGTGGGTCGTCGGCAACCGGCACCTCGGCTACCACACCCGGCTCCGCCGTATCTTCGGCAACTGCGTCACGGTCGCAGGCGACCCGAAGTTCGTCGTCCTGCGAGCCGTCAAGCGCTGA
- a CDS encoding acyl-CoA dehydrogenase family protein gives MHLEYTPEQQQLRAELRTYFAALVPDDAYARYAAPAAQKTFYRETIRRLGTDGWLGVGWPVEYGGRGLSPMEQFIFFDEAAQAGVPLPLMALNTVGPTIMRYGTDEQKAYFLPKILAGEIDFAIGYSEPDAGTDLAALKTRAVRDGDEYVVNGQKIWTTNGDTADWVWLAVRTDPDAAPHKGITMLLVPTTDPGYSCTLINTLASHDTTASYYENIRVPVSRRVGDENQGWRLITNQLNHERVTLAAHGTMAIRALHNVQRWAADTRLADGRRVIDLGWVRALLARTHTRLDAMKLLNWQMVSAVQNATLTPQDASAVKVYGSEARRDAYAWLMEIVGSAGPLKEGSAGAVLHGELERGYRSAVIFTFGGGNNEIQREIISWIGLGMPRVRR, from the coding sequence GTGCACCTCGAATACACGCCTGAACAGCAGCAGTTGCGCGCCGAGCTGCGCACCTACTTCGCCGCACTGGTCCCCGACGACGCATACGCGCGTTACGCCGCCCCCGCGGCCCAGAAGACCTTCTACCGGGAGACGATCCGCCGCCTCGGCACCGACGGCTGGCTCGGGGTCGGCTGGCCGGTGGAGTACGGCGGACGCGGACTGTCCCCGATGGAACAGTTCATCTTCTTCGACGAGGCCGCGCAGGCGGGCGTCCCGCTGCCGCTGATGGCCCTCAACACCGTGGGCCCGACGATCATGCGGTACGGCACCGACGAGCAGAAGGCGTACTTCCTGCCGAAGATCCTCGCCGGCGAGATCGACTTCGCGATCGGATACAGCGAACCCGACGCGGGCACCGACCTCGCAGCCCTCAAGACCCGGGCCGTGCGCGACGGCGACGAGTATGTCGTCAACGGGCAGAAGATCTGGACGACCAACGGCGACACCGCGGACTGGGTCTGGCTCGCCGTCCGCACCGACCCGGACGCGGCGCCGCACAAGGGCATCACCATGCTGCTCGTCCCGACCACGGATCCCGGCTACTCCTGCACCCTGATCAACACCCTCGCCTCGCACGACACCACCGCCAGCTACTACGAGAACATCCGCGTCCCCGTCTCGCGCCGCGTCGGCGACGAGAACCAGGGCTGGCGGCTCATCACCAACCAGCTCAACCACGAACGCGTCACCCTCGCCGCCCACGGCACCATGGCGATCCGCGCCCTCCACAACGTCCAGCGCTGGGCGGCGGACACCCGGCTCGCCGACGGGCGCCGCGTGATCGACCTCGGCTGGGTCCGCGCCCTGCTGGCCCGCACCCACACCAGGCTCGACGCCATGAAACTCCTGAACTGGCAGATGGTGTCCGCGGTACAGAACGCGACCCTCACCCCGCAGGACGCCTCCGCCGTGAAGGTCTACGGCTCCGAGGCACGCCGCGACGCCTACGCCTGGCTGATGGAGATCGTCGGCTCGGCGGGACCGCTCAAGGAAGGGTCGGCGGGCGCCGTGCTGCACGGCGAACTCGAACGCGGATACCGCTCCGCCGTCATCTTCACCTTCGGCGGCGGCAACAACGAGATCCAGCGGGAAATCATCTCGTGGATCGGCCTGGGGATGCCGCGCGTACGGCGGTGA